CGCATTTTCAATCGCAGTTGCAGCATTATTAAGATTAAAACTATAACGTAACATCAATGCTGCGGATAAAATTTGTGCGATAGGGTTGGCGATATTTTTTCCTGCAATATCAGGGGCAGAGCCGCCTGCAGGCTCATATAATCCAAAGCCTTTTTCATTTAAACTTGCAGAAGGGAGCATTCCCATTGAGCCTGTAATCATTGCACATTCGTCAGAAATAATATCCCCAAAGATATTAGAGCAGAGAAGTACATCAAAAAAGTCAGGTTGTTTGATTAGTTGCATTGTGGCATTATCAATATAGATATGATCTAAAGTGACTTCAGGATATTCTTTTGATAATTCAGTTACAACGTCACGCCATAATATAGAACTTGTCAAAACATTTGCTTTATCAACAGACGTTAAATGTTTTTTCCTTTTCATTGCCGTTTCAAATCCGATACGAGCAATACGTTCAATTTCGTGACGATAATAGACTTCCGTATCAAAGGCTTTTTCTTGTTGCCCTGTGCCTTCTCGTCCTTTTGGTTGTCCGAAATAAATTCCGCCCGTTAATTCTCGTACCGTAACAATATCAAAACCACGTTGTGCAATATCGGCACGTAAAGGGCAAAACTTTTCTAGTCCTTTATATAAAGTAGCAGGGCGTAAGTTACAAAACAGTTCAAAATGTTTACGTAAGGGGAGTAATGCGCCCCTTTCAGGTTGTTTTTCAGGGGGTAAGTTTTCCCATTTTGGACCACCGACGGAGCCAAATAAAATTGCATCACTTTCTTTACAACCTGCTAAGGTTTCATCAGGTAATGGGGTATTGTGCTTATCAATGGCTATTCCACCCACATCAAAATATTGATAATTTAGTTTGAAATTAAATTTATTTTGAACGGTATCTAATACTTTAATCGCTTCTTGCATCACTTCAGGGCCAATGCCATCACCGCTTAGTACTGCTACATTATATGTTTTCATTTTTAAATCCTTATCTAGTTATTTTTTGATGTAATATTTGCTACTTTTTGACTACGGTAAATAGCATTAATCGCGTGAATTAATGATCTTGCGGACGCTTCAACAATATCAGTGGCTAAACCGACACCGTGAAATTTACGGTTATTATATTCTGCAA
This DNA window, taken from Pasteurella skyensis, encodes the following:
- the leuB gene encoding 3-isopropylmalate dehydrogenase, whose protein sequence is MKTYNVAVLSGDGIGPEVMQEAIKVLDTVQNKFNFKLNYQYFDVGGIAIDKHNTPLPDETLAGCKESDAILFGSVGGPKWENLPPEKQPERGALLPLRKHFELFCNLRPATLYKGLEKFCPLRADIAQRGFDIVTVRELTGGIYFGQPKGREGTGQQEKAFDTEVYYRHEIERIARIGFETAMKRKKHLTSVDKANVLTSSILWRDVVTELSKEYPEVTLDHIYIDNATMQLIKQPDFFDVLLCSNIFGDIISDECAMITGSMGMLPSASLNEKGFGLYEPAGGSAPDIAGKNIANPIAQILSAALMLRYSFNLNNAATAIENAVQYILKQGHRTADLADNTTAISTSEMGNLIAKNIK